CGCCTGATGACGTCCGAAATCCAGCCCCGGGGTAAAGGCTACATGCTCGGTTTCCAGGAAATGGCGGCAGAATGCGAAGGCATCACCGCCAAATGCGCTGATATCCGCATAAAGATAGAACGCCCCTTCAGGCTCCACGGCGATGCCAAACCCCAATTCACGCAGAGCTGGCAGCAGGAAGTCACGGCGCCGGCCAAATTCGGCGCGGCGCTCTTCCAGAATGCTCAGGGTTTGCGGGGCAAAACAGGCCAAAGCGGCGTATTGGGCCATGCTCGGCGCGCTGATGTAGAGGTTTTGCGCCAGCTTCTCCAAATCACCGACCGCTGCAAGGGGCGCCACCAGCCAGCCCAGGCGCCAGCCGGTCATGCCGAAATACTTCGAAAAACTATTCAGAACAAATGCATCGTCGTCGACCTCCAGCACGCTGGCGGCGTCGGTGCCGTAGGTCAACCCGTGATAGATCTCGTCAACCACCAGGTGACCATCGCGCGCCTTGATGGCATTCGACAGCCCGCCCAATTCGTCCCGGGTGAGGATCGTCCCGGTAGGGTTGGCCGGGGACGCAACCAGCGCGCCGACGCTGTCTTGATTCCAGTGTTGAGCCACCAGGTCGGCGGTCAATTGGTAGCGCTGCTGCGGGCCAACCGGCACCAACTGCGCCGCGCCCTCGACCAAACGCAGGAAATGCCGGTTGCAGGGGTAGCCTGGATCCGCCAGCAGCCAGTGCTTGC
This region of Pseudomonas sp. MUP55 genomic DNA includes:
- a CDS encoding pyridoxal phosphate-dependent aminotransferase, with the translated sequence MAQPYSARSRAIEPFHVMALLARANELQSAGHDVIHLEIGEPDFTTAEPIIQAGQAALANGKTRYTAARGLPELREAISGFYQQRYGLNVDPQRILVTPGGSGALLLTSSLLVDPGKHWLLADPGYPCNRHFLRLVEGAAQLVPVGPQQRYQLTADLVAQHWNQDSVGALVASPANPTGTILTRDELGGLSNAIKARDGHLVVDEIYHGLTYGTDAASVLEVDDDAFVLNSFSKYFGMTGWRLGWLVAPLAAVGDLEKLAQNLYISAPSMAQYAALACFAPQTLSILEERRAEFGRRRDFLLPALRELGFGIAVEPEGAFYLYADISAFGGDAFAFCRHFLETEHVAFTPGLDFGRHQAGHHVRFAYTQNLDRLQEAVERIARGLRSWQG